DNA from Streptomyces luteogriseus:
GCTTACGGCCGCGGGCGCGCTTGCGAACACGATCCTCTTGACTAATCTCGTCTACCTGGAGCGCTGGAAGCACAGCGAGCGCGCCGGATCGGGCGCTGCTTCGCTCGCTGCTCGGCTCGCCGGACGCCGGCGGAACATGCGGCCCGTATGGCTGGCGGATCTCGCAGGGGACCCTGACACCGGCCTGGTACTGACGGCACGGCAGAAGCGTCGGCTTGCCCGCGGCTACGTCCTCGCGGCACTTCGCATGCGGGTCCATGACATGGCCGCCCCCGCCTGGCGTCCTGTGGACTGGCTGCTGGCCGCTGAGTCCCGGACGCGGACTGCCACGGTCCTGACCGTTGGCGCGCAGATCGTCTACATCCAGGCCACGGACGGCCTGCACATGCTGCTCACGGAAGGCTGGGCGTGGTGCGGCGCATGCGCCCTCGCGGTCACAGGCCTCTTCCGCTGGCTGCGCCGCCTCCGCGGCATCGAACTCGCAGCGAGCAGCACGCCTGAGGAGTAGGACACTCGGCGTCCTGGCCGTGGACCCGGGCTCAGCGCTCAGAGCCAGGCATGGGGTGCTCCAGCGGGACGGGGAGACCTCCCCCTCTATGGCCACTACTTCGCAGGTCAGCGGCCACTACACCCCCCCTATACGCGGATAGCGGCCCCCCTCTAGATCCACTGGTGTGGGTAGAGGGGGGCCGCGGGGCGTTCCGGGGCCGGTTGTAGAGGGGTGGGGGTCTACCGGGCGTCGAGCAGCTCGGGCGGCACAGCTGCCTCAAGGTCCTCGCGGCGGTAGCCGGCGAGGTTCTTCCCGCCGATGTTCACCTGCTTCGTGGTGCGCTTCACGCCCGCGTCCTCGAGCTCCCGGGCGAGGCGTTCGGCGTCCCAGTCGCCGTAGTCCTCGTCGAGGTTCTCCAGGCGCTGCAGCAGGTCGACGGTGTGCATGCGGGCGGCGTGCCGCATCACGGTGAGGCAGTCGGACAGGACGGGAGCGATGGTGAAGCCGGCCTGGTCGGCTGCGGCGGTGACGTCCTGGACGGCGTCGCCGGTCAGCTGGTTGTGCTTCTGCCGCAGGGCGCGGCCGCGCTGGCAGATCTCGGCGAACGCCGGCCCGTCGAGGAAGTCGGCCCGCACGGTGACGAACGAGGCGGGGCCGGTGACCAGCACGCCCGTGCCCTTGTGCTCTTCGGACAGCACGGAGGCGTCGGCACCCTGGGCGGCCTTGCCCTTGCCGAGCACCATGTCGCTGGACGTCTGGTCGACGACCTGCGTCGAGTACCGCAGGGTGATGATCTCCCGCAGCTTGGTGGGCACCGAGTCGGCGTCGGGCCGCTGGGAGGCGAAGTTGGAGATGAACCCGGCTGCCGGGCCTCGCCGGGCGATGCGGCACAGGTCGTTGATGACCTGGTCGCGGTCGTCCTTCTCCATGGCGGTGAAGTACTCCTGCAGTTCGTCGATGGTGACGAAGATGACCGGCAGGTTGTACTTCTCGACGATCGTCGGCGTCAGCTTGCCCTCGGGGCACACAGAGACGGGCAAGCCGCGCAGCAGCACGAAGCGGCGCTCCATCTCCGCCAGCAGCTCCTTCAGCATGGCCTTCAGCGCCTCGACCGCGTCGTCCTCGGCGCCCATCACCAGCCGGTGCGCTACGGCCTTCATGGGCATCCAGTCGGCGCCGCCCTTGCCGTCGGCGACGTAGTGCCGCACGTAGGGGTCGAGCAGGCCGGCCGCGGTCATGAGGCGCTGCGTGAACGTCTTGCCGCGGCGGGGGAGGCCGCCGAAGAACAGCGACTGCCACATGACCGGCACGGTGATGCGGGTACCGCGGGCGTCCTGTCCGAACGGGATCGGGTCCCACACGGAGAACGTCTCGGCCTTGACCAGCGGCGACGGGTTCGGCGTGCCGAGGTAGGGGTCGTCGTCGGCCACCCACATCGACACCCGCCCGGCGTTGCCGCCGGCCGCAGCGCGGACGCGGGAGGCGATGACCTGAATCTCGTCGACACCCAGCTCGGCGGCGATCGCCGTGCGCTTCGCCAGCACGTCAGCGGCCGTCTTCCCCCCGCCCTTGGGCAGGTCGAAGATGACCGCCCAGCCGCGGCCGTCGCGGACCGGTCCCATCACGCAGGTGACCCGGGGCCCGTCGCCGTCGCCCTTGCCCTGCTTGAGCAGGCCCGCCGCGCGGAGCGCGTCGTTGAGCTGCTGCGCGGTCATGTCGACGCGCAGCGGCGGCGTCGCGTTGTCGAGCAGCTGCACGTCATCGCCCCGGCCCAGGAAGACGAGGGGGATCGTCACGGCGGCGGCCATGCCGGCCTGTAGGGGCGTCGGCGCCAGCGGCCAGCCCGCGGCAGCGCCCGCAACAGCGATCGCAGCGGCGCCGAACCGCCACCGGCGGGCGAGGGTGCGCTCGCGGTGCAGCAGCGCGTACCGGACGGCGAGGTCGACGTCGTCGGGCTTGACCTTCAACTGCGCGCGCAGGGCCTTCACGGCTGCGCTCTGATCGTGCGCTGTGAGCGTCGGCCACAGTCCGCGGGATGCCCGCCACAGGCCCTTTGAGGCGAGCCACGTCATGCGGAACGCGTACTTGGGGACGCGCAGCAGGTGGTAACGGGAGTGCCACCAGGACAGCCGGCAGAACGCCGCCGTGTTGGCCTTCAGGGACGCCACGGACCGCGCCCAGGGCGGGAGGATCGGCACGTCGGGCACGGTCAGCCAGTCGGCCAACGGGTTGTTCGGGCGGTCGACCGCCTCTACCCCGGGCGTCTCCTCGACGACCGGTTCGGGGGCGAACTTGAGCAGGCTCACCTGCGGCTTGTCGTGGCCGTTGACTACGGGCGGGGTAAGGGTGTCCGTCATGATGTGGGTCTCCGGTCGTTCTGTAGCGGTCCGGGGCCCGGGGCGGCCGGTTTCGCCTGGCAGCTGACGGCCGCCCCGGGGTGTAGCTACGGCTTCTGCTTGCGGCGCAGGGCCTGCTGCTCGATGCGCTCGGCCTTGCGCTTCAGGTCGGAGAGGTCGACGTCCATACCGGCCAGGCCGCGCTTCGCCATCCGGGCCGTCAGCAGGCTCAGCTTCGCGAGCTCGCCGGGGGTGTAGTCGCTGAGGCTCAGGTCGTCAGCCATGGGTGGGCTCCTCGGCGGTCTCGGGCAGGGCGGCGCCGATGGCGGCGTAGGCCTGGGCGGTGTTCGCCCAGACGGTGCCGGCTGCGGCGAACGCGGGTGCCTTGGGCCGGAAGTCCTCGTGCCGGGCGAGGCGCTCGGCCTCGGTCGCCAGGTCGTGGGCGCGAAGCGCGGCGTATCGGGCCTGCTGCAAGGCCTGGTCGCGGGTCATGGTTCCTCCTGGTTGTGGGCCGGGCTGTCCGGCCCCACCGCTCCCCCACGGTCGGGCCGTGGGGGACGGAAGGGCCAGGTCAGCGGCGGGGGTAGCCGTGGCCGGGCGGCGGGTAGTCGACACCGGGCGGCGCAACGGCTCCGCCGAGGACGGTCTGTTCGAACTCGTCGAGCGGGCCGCCGTCGACGGGGTCTCCGGTGCGGGCGGCGTAGGCGTCCTCGACGCCCTGAAGGATGCGGGT
Protein-coding regions in this window:
- a CDS encoding FtsK/SpoIIIE domain-containing protein; amino-acid sequence: MTDTLTPPVVNGHDKPQVSLLKFAPEPVVEETPGVEAVDRPNNPLADWLTVPDVPILPPWARSVASLKANTAAFCRLSWWHSRYHLLRVPKYAFRMTWLASKGLWRASRGLWPTLTAHDQSAAVKALRAQLKVKPDDVDLAVRYALLHRERTLARRWRFGAAAIAVAGAAAGWPLAPTPLQAGMAAAVTIPLVFLGRGDDVQLLDNATPPLRVDMTAQQLNDALRAAGLLKQGKGDGDGPRVTCVMGPVRDGRGWAVIFDLPKGGGKTAADVLAKRTAIAAELGVDEIQVIASRVRAAAGGNAGRVSMWVADDDPYLGTPNPSPLVKAETFSVWDPIPFGQDARGTRITVPVMWQSLFFGGLPRRGKTFTQRLMTAAGLLDPYVRHYVADGKGGADWMPMKAVAHRLVMGAEDDAVEALKAMLKELLAEMERRFVLLRGLPVSVCPEGKLTPTIVEKYNLPVIFVTIDELQEYFTAMEKDDRDQVINDLCRIARRGPAAGFISNFASQRPDADSVPTKLREIITLRYSTQVVDQTSSDMVLGKGKAAQGADASVLSEEHKGTGVLVTGPASFVTVRADFLDGPAFAEICQRGRALRQKHNQLTGDAVQDVTAAADQAGFTIAPVLSDCLTVMRHAARMHTVDLLQRLENLDEDYGDWDAERLARELEDAGVKRTTKQVNIGGKNLAGYRREDLEAAVPPELLDAR
- a CDS encoding DUF6257 family protein, translating into MADDLSLSDYTPGELAKLSLLTARMAKRGLAGMDVDLSDLKRKAERIEQQALRRKQKP
- a CDS encoding pre-toxin TG domain-containing protein, producing the protein MGIFRRTETASDAADRTTRILQGVEDAYAARTGDPVDGGPLDEFEQTVLGGAVAPPGVDYPPPGHGYPRR